From the genome of Flavobacteriales bacterium:
GATACCACAGTACGGGTACAGTTTTACGCAAGGTTATTTTCTGCGGAATGGTGGCTACTACTTTGCCATCAATGACAATTTCGATCTCTCTCTCACGGGCGATATATATTCCAACGCATCTTACAGATTACAGACCTCCAGCGGTTATGCCAAACGATACAAGTATCGCGGCAACCTGAGTCTGGAATATTCGAAGAACAACTATGGTCTGGATTTCGATCCGAATTTTAGCAGCAACCGGGGCTTCTTCGTCAGGTGGAACCACAGCCAGGATCCGAAGGCAAGGCCGGGTTCTTCCTTTGCTGCGAATGCCAGTTTCGGTACGTCAGACTTCCTCGCCAACAACTCCTTCACGGAGTCTTACCTGAACAACTCCTACAACAGTAGTATCTCCTATAACAAGTCATTCACAGGTTCGCCTTTCACCATGAGTGCAGCACTGCGCCACAGCCAGAATACCTCCACCGGACTGGTTGACCTCACCCTGCCGGATGTGTCACTGAATATGAGTCGTATCTATCCGCTTAAGAAAGTACTCAACGATCCGCGAAACCAGCTCAACCAGTTTGGTATCAGTTACAGCATGAACTTCCGCAACTTCCTCAGTGTGCCTGATTCCACCTTGTTTACTCCTGAGTCGCTGGCTAAGATGGAAAATGGCTTCTCCCATAATTTTTCTGCCAGTTCGCCCTTTAAACTGTTGCGGTATTTCACACTTACACCGTCCTTCACGTATAATGAGAACTGGTATTTCGAAACAGTGCGCAAGAACTACGAACCCGATACCATCGTTACCGAAGTGTTCGATCCCGTCAGTGGTGAACTGACCTACGATACTGCCATCGTATATTTCCAGACCGACACCATCAGCGGATTTGATGCTGCACGCTGGTTCAACGCCAGTGCATCACTTACTACCAAGTTGTACGGCATCATGCAGTTCAAACGAGGCAAGGTGAAAGCCATCCGTCATGTGGTCACCCCATCTGTCAGCTTCAGTTATCGGCCTGACTTCAGTGATCCGGAATACGGCTACTATGGCAGCTACTATCCATCACCGGGTGCAGAGGCAGTTACTTATTCCATTTTTGAAGGGGCTCTTTTAGGTGGGCCACCTAATGGTAAATCAGGCAGTATAGGGATCAATCTCGCCAACAACTTTGAGATGAAGGTGCGTGATGAGACGGATACGCTAAAGGGTGAACGCAAGGTGAAGCTGATAGACAACCTCATTCTGAATACGGCCTATAACCTGGCAGCAGATTCACTCAACTGGAGTTTCATTAACGGAAGCGCCTACACCACTCTGTTCAATAAACTGCGGGTGAATGTGAGTGGTTCTTTCGATCCGTATGTGCTTGATTCCACCGGGCGGCGCATCAACCAGTTCGAATGGGATGTCAACGACCGGCTGGCCCGGTTCTCTACCGGAAACGTAGCATTGAGTACCTCCCTGCGATCGAAACGGCGGGAGAACGAGAACCTCGAGACAACAGCAGGCACCGAGGCAGAACGCGACATGGTGTGGTCCAATCCTTCTGCCTACATTGATTATGAGCTGCCCTGGCAGATGACCCTGAACTACAACCTTCGTATCCAGAACATTCA
Proteins encoded in this window:
- a CDS encoding LPS-assembly protein LptD, whose protein sequence is DTFTAEGMHYNFATRNGKIYNLKRQEGEGYVYVDQGKKNADNEYYGLHTVYTTCDLDHPHFYIAANKAKIVPKKIAVTGPANLVVADVPTPLFLPFGIFPINQGRTSGILIPQYGYSFTQGYFLRNGGYYFAINDNFDLSLTGDIYSNASYRLQTSSGYAKRYKYRGNLSLEYSKNNYGLDFDPNFSSNRGFFVRWNHSQDPKARPGSSFAANASFGTSDFLANNSFTESYLNNSYNSSISYNKSFTGSPFTMSAALRHSQNTSTGLVDLTLPDVSLNMSRIYPLKKVLNDPRNQLNQFGISYSMNFRNFLSVPDSTLFTPESLAKMENGFSHNFSASSPFKLLRYFTLTPSFTYNENWYFETVRKNYEPDTIVTEVFDPVSGELTYDTAIVYFQTDTISGFDAARWFNASASLTTKLYGIMQFKRGKVKAIRHVVTPSVSFSYRPDFSDPEYGYYGSYYPSPGAEAVTYSIFEGALLGGPPNGKSGSIGINLANNFEMKVRDETDTLKGERKVKLIDNLILNTAYNLAADSLNWSFINGSAYTTLFNKLRVNVSGSFDPYVLDSTGRRINQFEWDVNDRLARFSTGNVALSTSLRSKRRENENLETTAGTEAERDMVWSNPSAYIDYELPWQMTLNYNLRIQNIQLTDGTDSIATTQTFNLSGDVSLTPNWKVQVSTGYDLQLKDFTYTAIDIYRNLHCWEMSFHWVPFGARQSYLFNINVKASVLQDLKLTRKRDWNEYSF